The nucleotide window GACACCCCCGGCTCCTCCATTTATCTGCACCATGACAAGCGTTCCTACATcttcggccgcgtcgccgagggcaccCAGCGTGCCTTTGGCAGCCGCAAGATCTCCATCGGTCGCACCGATCACGTCTTCCTCAGCGGGCCCGTCTGCTGGAACCAGATGGGCGGCCTCATAGGCTACCTCctcagcgtcggcggcgccgtcgacgcggcccgCGAGAACATCATCCAGGAGAACGTCAAGCGCGAGGGAAAGGGCCAGAAGCCCCTCAAGCAGATGGAGCACGGGGGCATCGGCGTCCATGGTGGCGACAACCTCTGCCACATCCTCGCCGCATGCCGCCCCGTCATCTTTCGCCAGCCCATCAGCGTGCACACGCACGAGCATAGGGCCGACCCGAGAGCGGCCGACGCGACCAAAACGGACCCAGACTGGAGCGACGATGCCATACGAGTGTGGAAGCTTCCCATACGGAGAGCGCGGTCCAGCAGCCCCCCCAAGCGACGCCACACCAGCCTCGAGcctgtcgacggcgtcgcgacCGACAATGCAGACCCGGACGAGACATACAAGTTGCGCGCAACCGTTTCCGACCCTCAGGTTGCTGCCATGATTGTCGAAAGACTCATGTTCAGCGGTAGCCTCAACAACACATCTGTTCTCGTGCGGCGCAAGATCCGCGACCTCAAGCCCGCGGAtttggccgtcgtcgtggaacAAGGCACCGTCAAGCCGTTCAACAAGTCGAGTTCCCCAACCACCGGTGCAGAGACTCGGGACCAAGACGAAACAGTCTGGGTCTTCCCCGACCCGAAAGATACGGCAGGCCGCGGTGAGGCCGGCGACAACGTTCTGAGAATCAGAAactttcccctcccccgtaCCACCTACAGCGAAACGTCCATGTCTTACATCGTCAAGTGCCACGATCGCCGTGGCAAGTTCAACGCCCCGGCagccaaggcgctcggcgtGAAGCCAGAGGACTTTAAGCACTTGACCTTTGGGCAGAGTGTGCAGGGCAAGGACGGTATAACGGTGACTCCAGATATGGTCCTAGGAGAGCCGCAACCAGGCAAAGGCATTGTTATCGCCGACATTCCCTCGCATGACTTCGTGGATGCCTTCACGGAGCGTCCCGAGTGGGATGTCCCTGAATTCATGGAGAATATTGCCGTCGTGTATTGgcttctcggccgaggcatggccgacgacccAGCCATTCAGTCTTTTATCAAGAAGCACCCTCAGAGCAAGCACGTATTTTGCGCAGAAGATACCTGCCCCAACATGGTGACGCATCCAGGCGCTGCGGAGATCCAGGTAAAGATGAGGCGAATCGACTCCAAGAGATTTCCCCTCGCCAACTTCGACAATACAGTTGAGcatccggcgccggcgcccgatTCCTCCATGGAGCTTGGCCGCGCGGGGACGAAGCTGCAGCTGATGCCCCGCCTGGTCTTTGACGACCAGGCCATGGCTCCGTTTCCGGACCTGGTCGGTGCCTCACAGGCCGTGGACGAAgccgtgctggtgctggccgagCAAGCCAGGACCGAGGCTTCAGACCCGAGACTCTTGGCCAGGATACAAGAGACGGAGAAGGACATACCGAATAGAGACGCGGAGGTTATACCCCTGGGCACCGGCTCATCGGTACCCAGCAAGCACCGCAACGTATCGGGGACGCTCATCGTGGTCCCCGGCATCGGCAACTACCTGCTCGACTGTGGCGAGGGCACGCTCGGGCAGATACGCCGCGCGTTTGGTGCCGAGCAAGCCGCCGACGTGCTCCGCAACCTGCGgtgcatcgtcatcagccATCTCCACGCCGACCACCACCTGGGCGCTGCCTCGCTCGTCAAGGCTTGGTACGAGCAGAcgctcaaggacaagagCAACGCGACGCTCGCCATCTCGTGCATCGGCCGTTACAGGTCGATGCTGGAGGAGTTGTCGCAGGTCGAGGACATTGGTTTCCACCGGCTGCGCTTCCCCAGCTGCCCCTGGGAGACCAGGgaccgcgaccgcgacgtgACGACGCGCaaggacctcggcgacgacaactTTGGCCTCGCGTCCATCAAGCGCGTCCCCGTGCCGCACTGCTGGCGCTCCTACGGCACCCAGCTCGAGCTCACGTCGGGCCTGCGCATCGCCTACTCGGGCGACTGccggccctcgagcgccttcGCCCAGGCCTTCCGCGGCGCgcacctcctcgtccacgagTGCACctttggcgacgacaagcaggaccacgcgcgcgccaaGAGCCACTCCACCATGggcgaggccctcggcgtcgcccgcgagatgcgcgcccgccgcaccCTGCTGACGCACTTTTCGCAGCGCTACACCAAGGCCGACAGTCTGCGGCGACACGGTCCCaatgacggcgagggtgaaggcgagggcgagggcgtggagcacgcggctggcgatggggGCGAGCAGaacgagcacgagcacgagcacaACGTGCTGCTCGCCTTTGACCTCATGAGGGTCCGCCTGGGCGACTTCCAGGAGGCGGCCTGCTACGTGCCCGCCGTGCAGGCGCTCATGGAGAAGCTGGCGGACTAACGTGGTTGGTTGGCGGCGTTTTGGGCACTGATAGATGGATGAATATATACCCACTCCATAGATGGTCACTTGTCGGTTTATTCTTTCTTTTGCACCCCTTGATCTACTAGCCAGCATGCGTGCGTGTATTGTATGTATGACGTGCAGCATGCATGGGACAGACAGCCccagggcaggcggcgcagaaTACCCACGACCATGACTTGACTTGACGCGGTTCAATCATCACATGTGACAAGGCAGGACATGACATGCTACTACCGACTTCCCCATCGTCACTGCCACATGGCCCGCAGTTGATCAAGCCATTCTGCCCCAGTCCTTGTGATTCGGGCAAGATGTATTGCCGTGGTGTCGCACACAGACAAACACACAAAAAAAAGCCAcggcctctctctctataTATGTTCTGCCTTTGCCTTGCCCTCTTGGCCAAGGCATTTTTATAGCATGATACCACAACGACGCGTCTTGTCGCGCCACGtcgcgtctcgtctcgtcaccAGCCACGTCCTCCGGTACGATCAACGATATGTTCCCCGAAGGGCCAGGGCGGGCGTCCCCTGGCTGGCCCGTCctcccgctcgccggcgcgcacgcggaggccgccgtcgtcgtttgcaccaccaccaccaccaccaccgccatcacgGGTGCTCCcttgccgcggccggcccGTGCGAACcgaagcgtcgtcgtcgtcgtcgtcgtcgtcgtcatcttcaacccccgccgcccaagagCGTTCCGTCCCCCCGCGTAATGCTTCATTCTCATCGCAGCCGACatgaccaccaccgcccgtccCGTACTCCTTCGTCGAACCGTATTCAGTAGGGCGTCGCTGCATCGCTGGCACGTTCGGTGACAGCGGCGGattcgtcgtcgagggcccgccgccgccgccgccgtcgcccgcgacgaaCATCCGGAGCGGGTTAAACCAGGCCATGCCATTACCAGCGTCTCCAACGCCAGGCACTGCCGCAGCTTCGTTCACATAGCCGCTCCCCTCGGCACCATgcctgccgacgccgtcgtagGGCGTGTCGGGCGCGTGGCCACGGGTCTGATGCCTCGTCACGTGTTCTTCTCTGCGAGGCTtcatctcggcggcggcggtgctgccgtAGCGTGAGCCGTCCGCGTGATACCCGCCGCCATTGTGCCTCAATATGTTGAGGCGCAACATACGGCACCTGTGCTTGCGTCTGCGCCGTCTGCGCGACTGCGAAAGGGGCGGTTTTGTTTTCGTCCCGCCATCATCTCGCCGTCGGATGAAATCTTGCGTTTGCACCCGAGCTGGCCGTGGCTGTGGTGTCCCCATGAACATCTCTGCGGTACGGAACCTGAATCCCTGTCGATCATCAAGTGGCCTCGCAGGTTCGAACAGAGGACCACCAGCAGCGTGCTTTGACGCGCTGCCCGGGCTCGAAGCGGACGGATGTccgggccgcctcgccccccgTCTCGAGGGCATGTCCCGAGCGAGACGTTGCTTCGTCAGTggctcgccgtgctcgtgGGACTTGTCAGTCGCCCTTGGCGACGTGCGCTTGACCTCCGCAGCGGCTC belongs to Purpureocillium takamizusanense chromosome 1, complete sequence and includes:
- a CDS encoding Ribonuclease Z (COG:S~EggNog:ENOG503NVWN), translated to MTRGSENFLGDAPTMTTTVELATVPSADTPGSSIYLHHDKRSYIFGRVAEGTQRAFGSRKISIGRTDHVFLSGPVCWNQMGGLIGYLLSVGGAVDAARENIIQENVKREGKGQKPLKQMEHGGIGVHGGDNLCHILAACRPVIFRQPISVHTHEHRADPRAADATKTDPDWSDDAIRVWKLPIRRARSSSPPKRRHTSLEPVDGVATDNADPDETYKLRATVSDPQVAAMIVERLMFSGSLNNTSVLVRRKIRDLKPADLAVVVEQGTVKPFNKSSSPTTGAETRDQDETVWVFPDPKDTAGRGEAGDNVLRIRNFPLPRTTYSETSMSYIVKCHDRRGKFNAPAAKALGVKPEDFKHLTFGQSVQGKDGITVTPDMVLGEPQPGKGIVIADIPSHDFVDAFTERPEWDVPEFMENIAVVYWLLGRGMADDPAIQSFIKKHPQSKHVFCAEDTCPNMVTHPGAAEIQVKMRRIDSKRFPLANFDNTVEHPAPAPDSSMELGRAGTKLQLMPRLVFDDQAMAPFPDLVGASQAVDEAVLVLAEQARTEASDPRLLARIQETEKDIPNRDAEVIPLGTGSSVPSKHRNVSGTLIVVPGIGNYLLDCGEGTLGQIRRAFGAEQAADVLRNLRCIVISHLHADHHLGAASLVKAWYEQTLKDKSNATLAISCIGRYRSMLEELSQVEDIGFHRLRFPSCPWETRDRDRDVTTRKDLGDDNFGLASIKRVPVPHCWRSYGTQLELTSGLRIAYSGDCRPSSAFAQAFRGAHLLVHECTFGDDKQDHARAKSHSTMGEALGVAREMRARRTLLTHFSQRYTKADSLRRHGPNDGEGEGEGEGVEHAAGDGGEQNEHEHEHNVLLAFDLMRVRLGDFQEAACYVPAVQALMEKLAD